A genomic window from Pseudohongiella acticola includes:
- a CDS encoding glyceraldehyde-3-phosphate dehydrogenase: MTRPSPDDYFSDWKQREALAQEMIPVVGRLYSERNVGVFIYGRALHNKSVTSIMKSHRFVRQVGRNEMSEFESHPVLMAFAKLDLWHCQIDLGKLTVKYMELQEKGNAPDVDSYVADELKSLVGVKTPPSEKSQDIVLYGFGRIGRLIARLLIERTSTGEVMRLRAVVVRPGQEGDLIKRASLFTTDSVHGAFQGTVRIDEENNCLIANGNVIHIIYANGPDDIDYTQYGINDALVIDNTGKWRDEAGLSLHLKSKGAAKVMLTAPGKGNLKNIVYGINHDQISPDDTIITAASCTTNAIAPVLKVLNDKFGVVSGHVETVHAYTNDQNLIDNYHTGNRRGRSAALNMVLTETGAAKAVVKAVPELAGKLTGNAVRVPIPNVSMAILMLNLGSETSKVEINEFLRVLALHSPLQDQISYTQDPDAVSSDFVGSREAAIVDSTATIVDGNRCVLYLWYDNEFGYCNQVVRMVYKMAGVSYRVYPREA, encoded by the coding sequence GTGACAAGACCCAGCCCGGACGACTATTTCAGTGATTGGAAGCAACGCGAGGCACTCGCTCAGGAAATGATTCCTGTTGTGGGCCGACTTTACAGTGAGCGCAATGTTGGCGTATTCATTTACGGCCGCGCCCTGCATAACAAATCTGTTACCAGCATCATGAAATCCCATCGTTTTGTGCGTCAGGTCGGTCGCAACGAAATGTCCGAGTTCGAGAGTCACCCGGTGTTGATGGCCTTTGCCAAACTGGACCTGTGGCACTGCCAGATTGACCTGGGCAAGCTTACCGTCAAGTACATGGAATTGCAGGAAAAAGGCAATGCACCGGATGTCGATTCCTATGTTGCCGACGAGTTAAAGAGCCTCGTGGGTGTCAAAACACCGCCCAGCGAAAAATCTCAGGATATCGTGCTCTACGGGTTTGGCCGCATTGGCCGTCTGATTGCCCGTCTGTTGATCGAGCGCACCAGTACTGGCGAAGTGATGCGTCTGCGTGCCGTTGTCGTCCGACCTGGCCAGGAAGGTGACCTGATCAAGCGTGCCAGCCTGTTTACCACAGACTCTGTGCATGGCGCTTTCCAGGGCACGGTGCGTATCGATGAAGAAAACAATTGTCTGATAGCCAACGGTAACGTCATTCATATCATTTATGCCAATGGTCCTGACGATATCGACTATACGCAGTATGGTATCAACGATGCACTGGTGATCGACAATACCGGCAAGTGGCGCGATGAAGCCGGCCTGTCTTTGCACCTGAAGTCCAAAGGGGCGGCCAAGGTCATGCTGACGGCGCCGGGCAAAGGCAACCTGAAAAACATTGTATATGGTATCAACCATGACCAGATCAGCCCGGATGACACCATCATCACGGCGGCCTCCTGTACAACCAATGCCATCGCGCCAGTGCTGAAAGTACTCAACGACAAGTTTGGTGTGGTCAGTGGCCACGTGGAAACCGTACATGCCTACACCAATGACCAGAACCTGATTGACAATTACCATACCGGTAATCGCCGTGGCCGCAGTGCCGCGCTGAACATGGTGCTGACGGAAACCGGGGCCGCCAAGGCCGTGGTAAAGGCAGTGCCCGAGCTGGCCGGGAAACTCACCGGCAATGCTGTGCGCGTCCCCATCCCCAATGTGTCAATGGCTATCCTGATGCTGAACCTGGGTTCGGAGACCAGCAAGGTCGAAATCAACGAGTTTTTGCGCGTACTGGCACTGCACTCGCCATTGCAGGATCAGATCAGCTACACGCAGGACCCGGATGCGGTCTCCAGCGATTTTGTCGGCTCGCGCGAAGCGGCTATCGTCGACTCCACCGCGACCATTGTTGATGGCAACCGTTGCGTACTGTATCTGTGGTATGACAATGAGTTTGGTTACTGCAACCAGGTAGTGCGCATGGTCTACAAAATGGCCGGCGTCAGCTATCGGGTTTATCCGCGCGAAGCATAA
- the mfd gene encoding transcription-repair coupling factor, with product MPAFNLLRPELPAARHSAQWPVLPDSQLSLALVQAAQQAPGPLLVITNSSEEAEQLRRELQFFSAGASGDKTAGGEHNALPVYTFPDWETLPYDTFSPHQDIVSERLNALYHLPDMRRGILIVPVNSAMHRLPPPAYVQGNSLQLSTGETLDTDTLRQRLVNAGYQYVDSVYEHGEFTVRGAIMDIFPMGSKLPYRIDLFDDEIESLRIFDPETQLSLEKVTDIRLLPGKEYPLDENGRRGFRARFRELFDVDTRQCTLYQDISEGIQSAGVEYYLPLFFDDLSHLFEYLPADTLIVRSRQMEPPALRFWHDIESRYEDRRHDRQRPILAPATLFLSPEDVFRHIRNFSSISLQSGDETVGTGSDFPSLAADNTRAEPLQALKTFLMQHDGFRVLFCAESAGRREVLTELLRSAGLSPVPVASWQAFVAGSQSIGICIASLDKGLLLPSEKLMMITETQLLGRKIAQRRRRRRAQDNTDFIIKSLTELHLGAAVVHIDHGVGRYCGLQTLTIEDETAEFLTLEYANQAKLYVPVASLHLISRYGGADPELAPLDNLGSDQWQKNKRKAAEKIRDAAVELLDIYAKRESRGGFPFRCDDIDYDKFAASFPFEETPDQLDAINGVIADMQSARSMDRLVCGDVGFGKTEVAMRAAFIAVQNHKQVVMLVPTTLLAQQHHDSFRDRFADWPVNIDLISRFRSGKEQDATLEKIRTGKVDIVIGTHKLLQNSIKYKDLGLLIIDEEHRFGVQQKERIKALRAEVDILTLTATPIPRTLNMAMSGVRDLSLIVTPPAKRLSVKTFIREQQDSLVKEAILRELLRGGQLFYLHNEVKTIERTAEHLRELVPEARVCVAHGQLPERELEVIMADFYHKRYNILVCSTIIETGIDVPSANTIIIDRADKLGLAQLHQLRGRVGRSHHQAYAYLLTPPQKSMSADANKRLDAITAASTLGAGFTLASHDLEIRGAGEILGEEQTGHMQKIGFTLYTEMLEEAVKAIREGRTPNIDLVLQSGSEINLRVPALIPEDYLPDIHTRLIMYKRIAGARDDEELRDLQIEMIDRFGLLPDSARILFSVTELKLRAEAMGINKIDASAQTGRIVFRQHTRVDPLSIVQLVQKHSRLYKLTGPTQLGFTHGQEQAVARIEFINKTLDQLRLTAQQ from the coding sequence ATGCCTGCATTCAACCTATTACGCCCCGAGTTGCCCGCTGCCAGGCATTCTGCGCAATGGCCGGTGCTGCCCGACAGCCAGCTCAGTCTGGCGCTGGTGCAGGCCGCTCAACAGGCGCCCGGCCCGCTTCTGGTCATCACCAACAGCAGTGAGGAAGCCGAGCAGCTGCGCCGTGAGCTACAGTTTTTTAGCGCCGGCGCCAGCGGTGACAAAACAGCCGGCGGCGAGCACAACGCGCTGCCGGTTTACACGTTTCCGGACTGGGAAACGCTGCCCTACGATACCTTTTCACCGCATCAGGACATTGTCTCCGAGCGCCTGAATGCGTTGTATCACCTGCCAGACATGCGCCGCGGCATATTGATTGTACCGGTCAACAGCGCCATGCACCGCCTGCCGCCTCCCGCCTATGTGCAGGGCAACAGTCTACAGCTGAGCACCGGTGAAACGCTGGATACCGATACCCTGCGCCAGCGTCTGGTCAACGCCGGCTATCAATACGTCGACTCGGTGTATGAACACGGTGAATTCACTGTGCGCGGCGCCATCATGGACATCTTCCCGATGGGCAGTAAGCTGCCCTACCGAATTGATCTGTTTGACGACGAGATCGAATCGTTGCGCATTTTTGACCCGGAAACCCAGTTATCGCTGGAGAAAGTGACCGATATCCGCCTGCTGCCCGGCAAGGAATACCCGCTTGACGAAAACGGCCGCCGGGGCTTCCGCGCACGCTTTCGTGAGTTATTTGATGTTGATACCCGGCAATGTACCCTGTATCAGGATATCAGCGAGGGCATTCAGAGTGCCGGTGTCGAGTACTATCTGCCACTGTTCTTTGACGACCTCAGCCATCTGTTCGAATACCTGCCAGCCGATACGCTGATTGTGCGCAGCCGGCAGATGGAGCCGCCGGCACTTCGCTTCTGGCATGATATCGAGTCGCGTTACGAAGATCGTCGCCATGATCGCCAGCGCCCGATTCTGGCGCCCGCAACGTTGTTCCTGTCACCCGAGGATGTCTTTCGACATATCAGGAATTTCAGCAGCATTTCCCTGCAAAGCGGCGACGAAACAGTCGGCACTGGCAGTGACTTTCCCAGTCTGGCCGCCGACAACACACGCGCAGAACCGTTGCAGGCCCTGAAAACTTTCCTGATGCAACATGATGGCTTTCGTGTGCTGTTTTGCGCCGAAAGCGCCGGGCGCCGCGAAGTGCTGACCGAGCTGCTGCGCAGTGCCGGACTCAGCCCGGTGCCGGTTGCCAGTTGGCAGGCGTTTGTAGCCGGCTCACAAAGCATTGGCATTTGCATCGCATCGCTGGACAAAGGCCTGCTATTGCCCTCAGAAAAGCTGATGATGATTACCGAGACCCAGCTGCTGGGCCGGAAAATTGCGCAGCGTCGACGGCGTCGCCGCGCCCAGGACAACACTGACTTTATTATCAAAAGCCTGACCGAGCTGCACCTGGGCGCAGCGGTAGTGCATATTGATCATGGTGTCGGACGTTATTGCGGGCTGCAGACACTGACCATCGAGGATGAAACTGCCGAGTTCCTGACCCTGGAATATGCCAACCAGGCCAAACTGTATGTGCCGGTCGCCTCCCTGCACCTGATCAGTCGCTATGGCGGCGCTGATCCCGAGCTGGCCCCGCTCGACAATCTGGGCAGCGATCAGTGGCAGAAGAACAAGCGCAAGGCTGCCGAGAAAATCCGCGATGCGGCGGTGGAGTTGCTGGATATTTATGCCAAACGCGAATCCCGCGGTGGTTTCCCGTTCCGCTGTGACGACATCGACTACGACAAATTTGCCGCCAGTTTTCCGTTTGAAGAAACCCCGGATCAGCTTGACGCCATCAATGGCGTGATCGCCGATATGCAGTCCGCCCGCAGCATGGACAGACTGGTGTGTGGCGACGTCGGCTTTGGCAAAACCGAAGTGGCGATGCGGGCAGCCTTCATTGCCGTACAGAACCACAAACAGGTGGTGATGCTGGTGCCGACCACCCTGCTTGCGCAACAGCACCATGACAGTTTCCGTGACCGCTTTGCTGACTGGCCAGTCAATATTGATCTGATCTCGCGGTTCCGTTCCGGCAAGGAGCAGGATGCCACGCTGGAAAAGATTCGCACTGGCAAGGTCGACATTGTTATCGGTACTCACAAGCTGTTACAGAATTCAATCAAGTACAAAGACCTGGGTCTGCTGATCATTGATGAGGAACATCGGTTTGGCGTGCAGCAGAAAGAGCGCATCAAGGCATTGCGTGCGGAGGTCGATATCCTGACACTGACAGCAACACCAATTCCGCGCACACTGAACATGGCCATGTCCGGCGTGCGCGACCTGTCCCTTATTGTGACGCCACCGGCCAAACGCCTGTCGGTTAAAACCTTCATTCGCGAACAGCAGGACAGCCTGGTCAAAGAGGCCATCCTGCGCGAACTGTTGCGCGGCGGCCAACTGTTCTATCTGCACAACGAAGTCAAAACCATTGAGCGAACTGCCGAACATCTGCGCGAACTGGTGCCTGAGGCACGGGTTTGTGTAGCTCACGGGCAGCTACCGGAACGTGAACTGGAAGTCATCATGGCCGACTTCTATCACAAGCGTTACAACATTCTGGTGTGTTCAACCATTATCGAGACCGGCATCGATGTTCCCAGCGCCAATACCATCATCATCGACCGGGCTGACAAACTGGGTCTGGCGCAACTGCACCAGCTTCGCGGACGCGTTGGCCGTTCTCACCACCAGGCTTATGCCTACCTGCTGACACCGCCGCAAAAATCGATGTCCGCGGACGCCAACAAACGTCTTGATGCCATCACCGCAGCCAGCACCTTGGGCGCCGGTTTCACGCTGGCCAGCCACGATCTGGAGATTCGCGGTGCCGGCGAAATTCTGGGCGAGGAACAGACCGGTCACATGCAGAAGATCGGTTTTACGTTGTACACGGAAATGCTGGAAGAAGCCGTCAAGGCCATTCGGGAAGGTCGTACGCCCAATATCGATCTGGTGCTGCAAAGCGGCAGCGAAATCAACCTGCGGGTACCGGCACTGATACCGGAAGACTACCTGCCCGATATCCACACCCGCCTGATCATGTACAAACGCATTGCCGGTGCCCGCGACGATGAAGAACTGCGTGATCTGCAGATTGAAATGATTGACCGTTTTGGCCTGCTACCCGATTCCGCCCGCATCCTGTTTTCAGTGACTGAGCTGAAATTGCGTGCTGAGGCCATGGGCATCAACAAGATTGACGCCAGCGCTCAGACCGGACGCATTGTGTTCCGACAGCACACCCGTGTAGACCCATTGTCCATCGTGCAACTGGTGCAGAAACATTCGCGCCTGTACAAGCTCACCGGCCCTACCCAGCTGGGGTTCACACACGGGCAGGAGCAGGCCGTGGCCCGCATCGAATTCATCAACAAGACGCTTGATCAGCTTCGGCTTACGGCTCAGCAGTAG